One segment of Microbacterium arborescens DNA contains the following:
- a CDS encoding DUF6541 family protein, translating to MDSWISIFPSILVAALLLIVPGGIVMAAGWGVRNPSRWLLAPAVSVTVAAVAATIAPLVGLRWGLIPLALVTALVAGVGLVLRRFAGTDDAPTSRGTFLATAGALAAAAGGLGVLFARAFGGPDNIAQRFDNIVHLNAIALAVKNGSASPFQIGATSDIGGYPNAWHAITTLVVELTGVTVPEGINAANLAFVAVLWPASIMALVGAMFHRRRAAYVAAAALSTGFGAFPALFLNWGVLYPNLVGYAMLPAGLAAVVLALDERRSGSIVRAVLLIALLAGGVFLGHPNAFLALLAFSAASVLSTLLARAIAGRSQRDWWALAASAAGFAVVCIATWSVFRTSAEHSGWKPWQNLAQAIGEAALASPRGYAPTIVIAVLLVAGAVVAARRPKSLPLIAPFAVAILLFVVASGLRIDHPLREFLTNPWYNDANRLAALLPMAAIPVAVLGALGIYDVGRRALARLSAPNWARVVALVVAVIAVFSVAVGPNTRFAISQVREAYAYTDDSVLLTSDERALLDRLPEETSDDALIIGSPRTGASLALALSDRDVTQRHIFGSPSPELVYLNSHLRNIDSDPTVCSTVEDLGIDYVLDFGRQDVMDQSQAVTYDGIQDLAPGPHLVLVDSEGPEARLFRIEGC from the coding sequence ATGGACAGCTGGATCAGCATATTTCCGTCGATCCTCGTCGCTGCGCTCCTCCTGATCGTCCCGGGCGGCATCGTGATGGCCGCCGGCTGGGGTGTGCGCAATCCCTCTCGCTGGCTCCTCGCTCCGGCGGTGTCGGTCACGGTCGCTGCTGTCGCCGCCACGATCGCCCCGCTCGTCGGTCTGCGTTGGGGGCTGATCCCGCTCGCGCTCGTCACCGCGCTCGTCGCGGGAGTCGGCCTCGTGCTGCGCCGCTTCGCCGGGACCGACGACGCACCGACGTCCCGCGGCACCTTCCTCGCGACCGCCGGCGCGCTGGCGGCGGCAGCCGGCGGACTCGGCGTTCTGTTCGCCCGCGCGTTCGGCGGGCCGGACAACATCGCTCAGCGGTTCGACAACATCGTCCATCTGAACGCGATCGCCCTCGCCGTGAAGAACGGCAGCGCCTCGCCGTTCCAGATAGGCGCCACCTCGGACATCGGGGGCTACCCCAATGCGTGGCATGCCATCACGACGCTCGTCGTCGAGCTGACCGGTGTCACCGTTCCGGAGGGCATCAATGCCGCGAACCTCGCGTTCGTCGCGGTCCTGTGGCCCGCTTCGATCATGGCCCTCGTCGGTGCGATGTTCCACCGCCGCAGAGCCGCCTACGTCGCCGCGGCGGCCCTGTCGACGGGGTTCGGTGCGTTCCCCGCACTCTTCCTCAACTGGGGTGTTCTGTATCCCAATCTCGTCGGTTACGCCATGCTGCCCGCGGGTCTCGCCGCCGTCGTCCTCGCACTCGACGAGCGCAGATCCGGAAGCATCGTTCGCGCCGTCCTGCTGATCGCGCTGCTGGCGGGCGGCGTCTTCCTCGGACATCCGAACGCCTTCCTGGCCCTGCTCGCGTTCTCGGCAGCGTCCGTGCTGAGCACGCTCCTGGCACGCGCGATCGCGGGCCGGTCACAGCGTGATTGGTGGGCGCTCGCGGCGAGCGCAGCGGGCTTCGCGGTGGTCTGTATCGCGACATGGTCGGTCTTCCGAACCTCGGCCGAGCACTCGGGATGGAAGCCCTGGCAGAACCTCGCGCAGGCGATCGGCGAGGCCGCGCTGGCCTCACCTCGGGGATACGCGCCTACCATCGTGATCGCCGTCCTCCTCGTGGCCGGAGCGGTCGTGGCGGCGCGACGGCCGAAGTCGCTCCCTCTGATCGCCCCATTCGCGGTGGCCATCCTGTTGTTCGTCGTCGCCTCGGGTCTGCGCATCGACCACCCTCTCCGCGAGTTCCTCACCAACCCCTGGTACAACGACGCGAACCGTCTCGCGGCCCTGCTGCCGATGGCCGCCATCCCGGTCGCCGTGCTCGGCGCACTCGGAATCTACGACGTGGGGCGCCGAGCCCTCGCGCGGCTCTCCGCGCCGAACTGGGCCCGCGTCGTCGCCCTCGTCGTCGCGGTCATCGCGGTGTTCTCCGTCGCCGTCGGCCCCAACACCCGCTTCGCGATCTCGCAGGTTCGCGAGGCCTACGCCTACACCGATGACTCGGTCCTTCTCACCTCTGACGAACGAGCCCTGCTCGACCGGCTGCCGGAGGAGACCAGCGATGACGCGCTCATCATCGGAAGTCCGCGCACCGGCGCATCGCTTGCGCTCGCCCTGTCCGATCGCGACGTGACCCAGCGGCATATCTTCGGTTCCCCCTCCCCCGAGCTGGTCTACCTCAACTCCCACCTGCGGAACATCGACTCCGACCCGACCGTCTGCTCGACGGTCGAGGACCTCGGAATCGACTACGTCCTGGACTTCGGGCGACAGGACGTCATGGACCAGTCGCAGGCCGTCACCTACGACGGCATCCAAGATCTCGCACCGGGTCCTCATCTCGTGCTCGTGGATTCGGAAGGTCCCGAAGCACGCCTGTTCCGCATCGAAGGATGCTGA
- a CDS encoding glycosyltransferase family 4 protein has product MASRRRLAVAYDCLFPFTTGGGERQYRAFADELVKLGYEVDYLTSRQWDDGVELPEAFSVIAVTGRLSLYSGDGVRRIPAALRFAAGLFGTLVRRRRRFGAVIVSGLPIFNVFAARLALLGSGTRLVVDYLEVWPRRQWVDYSGTVTGTIAWVLQRAAIAVTPLATCHSQLSATRLRDEGLRTVPVVSPGLIDATVETGPVTPASEPPYVLYVGRHIPDKRVETLPAAVAAARRRIPDLRLVVLGRGPSGDAVRAAVAESGGEEWTEFPGFVDEERLAELMHGALCVINPSRREGYGLVVVEANAHGTPAVLVADPGNAATELVEAGVNGVVADSASAEDLSAAICAVADGGDELRRTARAWYESAIETRTIRRTVEGILEALEPPRRIARNTKEDTL; this is encoded by the coding sequence GTGGCGTCGCGTCGGCGTCTCGCGGTCGCCTACGACTGCCTCTTCCCCTTCACCACCGGAGGCGGGGAACGTCAGTACCGCGCCTTCGCGGACGAGCTGGTGAAACTCGGGTACGAGGTCGACTACCTCACGTCTCGTCAGTGGGACGATGGTGTCGAGCTGCCCGAGGCTTTCTCCGTGATTGCGGTCACCGGACGGCTCTCGCTCTACTCGGGCGACGGCGTGCGGCGTATCCCCGCGGCGCTCCGCTTCGCGGCAGGCCTGTTCGGGACCCTCGTACGTCGGCGTCGTCGCTTCGGCGCCGTGATCGTGAGCGGACTCCCGATCTTCAACGTCTTCGCCGCACGCCTCGCGCTTCTCGGATCCGGCACGCGTCTGGTCGTCGACTACCTGGAGGTCTGGCCGCGCCGCCAATGGGTCGATTACTCCGGCACCGTCACCGGCACCATCGCCTGGGTGCTCCAGCGCGCCGCCATCGCGGTGACCCCGCTCGCGACCTGCCACTCTCAGCTCAGCGCGACCCGGCTGCGGGACGAGGGCCTGCGCACGGTCCCGGTCGTCAGCCCGGGCCTCATCGATGCCACGGTGGAAACGGGCCCCGTCACCCCGGCATCTGAGCCGCCGTACGTGCTCTATGTGGGACGCCACATCCCCGACAAGCGGGTCGAAACGCTCCCGGCCGCCGTTGCCGCAGCACGCCGGCGGATTCCCGACCTGCGCCTCGTCGTGCTCGGGCGAGGACCGAGCGGCGACGCCGTGCGCGCCGCCGTCGCGGAGTCCGGTGGCGAGGAGTGGACCGAGTTCCCCGGATTCGTCGACGAGGAACGGCTGGCCGAGCTGATGCACGGAGCCCTCTGCGTCATCAATCCGTCCCGCCGCGAAGGCTACGGCCTCGTGGTGGTCGAAGCGAACGCACACGGCACGCCCGCGGTCCTCGTCGCCGACCCCGGTAACGCCGCCACCGAACTCGTCGAGGCGGGAGTCAACGGCGTCGTCGCCGATTCCGCGTCCGCCGAAGACCTGTCGGCCGCCATCTGCGCCGTCGCGGACGGGGGCGACGAGCTCCGTCGCACCGCACGCGCCTGGTACGAATCCGCCATCGAGACCCGCACAATCCGCCGTACCGTCGAGGGAATCCTCGAAGCCCTCGAACCACCGCGGCGCATCGCCCGGAACACGAAAGAAGACACTCTGTGA
- a CDS encoding glycosyltransferase family 2 protein produces MTAASPSTEVELTILMPCLNEAETLEVCIRKAQGFLARTGISGEVLISDNGSTDGSQEIALRLGARVSSASRRGYGAALINGIDNARGRYIIMGDADDSYDFENLEPFVERLRAGADLVMGNRFAGGIAPGAMPPLHKYLGNPVLSTIGQLFFRPNVRDFHCGLRGFNRDRMRALDLQTTGMEFASEMVVKSSLAKYRIEEVPTTLKKDGRSRPPHLRSWHDGWRHLRFLLLFAPRWLFVYPGLVAFFLGAIAVAVLAFGGVEIGGIGFDVTTMVYASALCVTGFQALLFFWLTKLYATQEGFLPTSERYRRIVAKWSAERGLLAGVALFLLGIVIGIVQVSVWGSADFGQQDAAQAVRIAVPSALTIILGFQTIMMSFFSGVLTTPRREQRPEAVIES; encoded by the coding sequence GTGACTGCTGCATCCCCGTCCACCGAGGTCGAACTGACGATTCTCATGCCGTGCCTCAACGAGGCCGAGACGCTCGAGGTCTGCATCCGCAAGGCCCAGGGTTTCCTGGCCCGCACCGGCATCTCGGGTGAAGTCCTCATCTCCGACAACGGCAGCACGGACGGCTCGCAGGAGATCGCGCTCCGCCTCGGCGCGCGCGTCTCATCGGCGAGCCGCCGTGGCTATGGCGCGGCGCTGATCAACGGCATCGACAACGCCCGCGGGCGCTACATCATCATGGGCGACGCCGATGACAGCTACGACTTCGAGAACCTGGAACCGTTCGTCGAGCGCCTGCGAGCGGGTGCCGACCTCGTCATGGGCAATCGCTTCGCCGGCGGCATCGCGCCCGGTGCCATGCCGCCGCTGCACAAGTACCTGGGCAACCCGGTGCTGTCGACCATCGGTCAGCTCTTCTTCCGCCCGAACGTCCGCGACTTCCACTGCGGACTCCGCGGGTTCAACCGCGATCGGATGCGCGCGCTCGACCTGCAGACCACCGGCATGGAGTTCGCGTCCGAGATGGTGGTGAAGTCCTCCCTCGCGAAGTACCGGATCGAGGAAGTCCCCACCACGCTCAAGAAGGACGGCCGGTCGCGCCCGCCGCACCTGCGCAGCTGGCACGACGGCTGGCGCCACCTGCGTTTCCTTCTCCTGTTCGCGCCGCGCTGGCTCTTCGTCTACCCCGGCCTCGTGGCGTTCTTCCTCGGTGCCATCGCGGTCGCGGTGCTCGCCTTCGGCGGCGTGGAGATCGGCGGGATCGGCTTCGACGTCACCACGATGGTCTACGCGAGTGCACTGTGCGTCACGGGCTTCCAAGCCCTGCTGTTCTTCTGGTTGACGAAGCTGTACGCGACGCAGGAGGGCTTCCTCCCGACCAGCGAACGATACCGGCGCATCGTCGCGAAATGGTCGGCCGAGCGCGGACTGCTCGCTGGCGTCGCGCTGTTCCTCCTCGGGATCGTCATCGGTATCGTGCAGGTCAGCGTGTGGGGCAGTGCCGACTTCGGCCAGCAGGATGCCGCGCAGGCGGTGCGTATCGCGGTGCCGAGCGCGCTCACGATCATCCTCGGTTTCCAGACCATCATGATGAGCTTCTTCTCCGGCGTCCTCACGACACCGCGTCGTGAGCAGCGCCCCGAAGCCGTCATCGAGAGCTGA
- a CDS encoding glycosyltransferase family 4 protein, whose amino-acid sequence MPSSRVLVDLLGFTGSRGGTETYVRELMPRLAERMPRVRFAALTGRDGNEKVGTFFPGHVQSLIWVGSDPGTWALGAVAATEAIARRGRADLVWAPANFGPIFRGVPRVVTVHDAIYDEVPGSLAERAQRAVTSTLMRRSAQTADRVLTVSRAAAASIERHLGVASQRIAVVHNGSAAPRPVGDPWAALTALALPNDRPIVLSVGNRMPHKNFVGLLEALATLPAMVRPLTVIAGSRLPDPLADDVSRLGLDGDVILPGWVSDDQLEALFQIADLYVCPSLVEGFGLPVVDALRRDVPVLANDVTVLREVGGDVTRYADATNPAAFGLAITKALNEPADAAARAAAQAWASRFTWDDAADATAAVLEATLVETSR is encoded by the coding sequence ATGCCGTCATCGAGGGTGCTCGTCGATCTGCTGGGGTTCACCGGCTCGCGCGGCGGCACCGAGACCTATGTGCGTGAGCTGATGCCTCGGCTCGCCGAGCGTATGCCCCGCGTCCGCTTCGCCGCGCTGACCGGACGCGACGGAAACGAGAAGGTCGGCACGTTCTTCCCCGGCCACGTCCAGTCCCTCATCTGGGTCGGCTCCGACCCCGGCACGTGGGCGCTCGGCGCCGTCGCAGCGACAGAGGCCATCGCCCGCCGGGGGCGCGCCGACCTCGTCTGGGCACCAGCGAACTTCGGTCCGATCTTCCGAGGCGTGCCGCGCGTCGTCACCGTGCACGACGCCATCTACGACGAGGTGCCGGGATCGCTCGCCGAGCGCGCACAACGGGCGGTGACGTCGACACTCATGCGCCGGTCCGCGCAGACCGCCGACCGCGTGCTGACGGTGTCGCGTGCCGCCGCCGCCAGCATCGAACGACACCTGGGGGTCGCCTCCCAGCGCATCGCCGTGGTACACAACGGCAGCGCCGCGCCCCGTCCCGTCGGTGACCCGTGGGCCGCCCTGACCGCGCTCGCCCTCCCGAACGATCGGCCGATCGTCCTGAGCGTCGGAAACCGGATGCCGCACAAGAACTTCGTCGGACTGCTGGAAGCGCTTGCGACGCTTCCAGCGATGGTCCGGCCACTGACGGTGATCGCCGGCAGCAGGCTCCCCGACCCGCTCGCCGATGACGTCTCACGACTCGGACTCGACGGCGACGTCATCCTGCCCGGTTGGGTGAGCGACGATCAACTCGAAGCACTGTTCCAGATCGCTGACCTGTATGTCTGCCCCTCGCTCGTCGAGGGGTTCGGGCTGCCGGTCGTCGATGCGCTGCGGCGGGATGTCCCCGTTCTCGCCAACGACGTGACGGTGCTGCGCGAGGTCGGCGGTGATGTCACCCGCTACGCCGACGCCACGAATCCCGCCGCGTTCGGGCTCGCGATCACGAAAGCCCTGAACGAGCCGGCGGACGCCGCCGCACGCGCGGCCGCACAGGCGTGGGCCTCACGATTCACCTGGGACGATGCGGCAGACGCCACCGCCGCCGTCCTCGAGGCGACCCTGGTGGAGACCTCACGGTGA
- a CDS encoding lipopolysaccharide biosynthesis protein, with protein sequence MSAAPSMKRRLLGFLLVPAIAALSPIIALPAVTTIAGPGGWASAIAGESIGTFAAIAIGWGWATIGPALISVAAGDDERARLYRESIAVRLSISILALPALAVICWLIATPGSEWLTILMGMQGALIALSFTWFCAGVGDPRTIVIYDAAPRLLANLAAAGLVLSTGVVVLYPLAGILVTLIGTSIFTVRLLRRHPGPWPRPRDLPRLLRSNLSVALNDAGLSGYSSVPAPVVNVTAVPVAAAGYATGDKMLKLGQFIPMTLANALQAWIGEAHGSHRGRRMTIAIGLATATGVTGWAGLALVGPWLTSVYLPNAPAPFEILVVLGAVFFFFSVRTAVARLVLFPAGQAGAVMRATLVATALGIPLMIGLGIAWGPVGAALGYAVTEGAATMLLARRCLRVLHDLRHTPVEPAL encoded by the coding sequence GTGAGCGCTGCGCCCTCGATGAAGCGTCGCCTGCTCGGCTTCCTCCTCGTACCGGCGATCGCGGCGCTCTCCCCGATCATCGCTCTGCCGGCGGTCACCACGATCGCGGGGCCCGGCGGGTGGGCGAGCGCGATCGCCGGAGAGTCGATCGGGACGTTCGCCGCCATCGCGATCGGCTGGGGGTGGGCCACCATCGGCCCGGCGTTGATCTCGGTCGCGGCGGGCGACGACGAGCGCGCCAGGCTCTATCGCGAGTCGATCGCGGTGCGCCTGTCGATCTCGATCCTGGCGCTGCCCGCGCTGGCGGTCATCTGCTGGCTGATCGCGACGCCGGGCTCCGAATGGCTGACGATCCTGATGGGGATGCAGGGTGCGCTCATCGCCCTGTCCTTCACCTGGTTCTGCGCCGGAGTCGGAGACCCCCGCACGATCGTCATCTACGACGCGGCACCGCGCCTGCTCGCGAACCTCGCGGCGGCCGGGCTCGTGCTCTCGACGGGCGTCGTGGTGCTGTATCCGCTCGCCGGCATCCTCGTCACGCTGATCGGCACCTCGATCTTCACGGTGCGCCTGCTCCGCCGGCATCCCGGTCCGTGGCCGCGGCCCCGCGACCTGCCCCGCCTCCTGCGCTCGAATCTCTCGGTTGCGCTGAACGACGCCGGGCTGAGCGGCTACTCGAGCGTCCCCGCCCCGGTCGTCAACGTCACAGCGGTGCCGGTCGCCGCCGCCGGCTACGCTACGGGCGACAAGATGCTCAAGCTCGGTCAGTTCATCCCCATGACGCTGGCGAACGCACTGCAGGCTTGGATCGGCGAGGCGCATGGCAGCCATCGGGGCCGCCGGATGACGATCGCCATCGGACTCGCGACCGCGACGGGCGTCACCGGATGGGCCGGTCTCGCGCTGGTCGGCCCCTGGCTGACGAGCGTGTACCTGCCCAACGCGCCTGCGCCGTTCGAGATCCTCGTCGTGCTCGGAGCAGTGTTCTTCTTCTTCTCGGTGCGCACTGCCGTAGCGCGCTTGGTGCTCTTCCCGGCGGGGCAGGCCGGCGCGGTCATGCGTGCGACACTCGTCGCCACCGCGCTCGGCATCCCGCTCATGATCGGACTGGGGATCGCCTGGGGCCCGGTCGGGGCCGCACTCGGCTACGCCGTGACCGAGGGAGCGGCGACGATGCTCCTCGCCCGCCGGTGCCTGCGCGTCCTGCACGATCTCCGCCACACCCCCGTCGAGCCGGCGCTGTGA
- a CDS encoding glycosyltransferase family 4 protein — protein sequence MTIAINGRFLIDSFGGVRRFATELTEHLAASRDDVVLLVPASADASGIHGVRVETVGRSAGPLWEQVELPRWLRKHGSPVLLNLANIAPVAYRNQFTVLHDIAPTIRPQDFTFLFRVQWHLAVRFGMLRRGQRLVTVSHASQREIAEQFRVSPDTIDVVYEGADSLGSPDAGRPPADDTEIRFVAFGRHGAAKNTRAVIDALRHVDDDAPIVVEFVGRLDPDLEPYAAEKGVPPRRIRWRGPVSDSELAGVFADADGFVWPSFHEGFGLPPLEAQSYGAPVLASDIPINREILRDSALYFPAAEPAALGALMMELVRDPARRADLRARSRRNAERFTWAATTTAWNALLDASRR from the coding sequence ATGACCATCGCCATCAACGGCCGCTTCCTCATCGACTCCTTCGGCGGCGTGCGCCGCTTCGCCACCGAGCTCACCGAGCACCTCGCCGCATCCCGCGACGATGTCGTCCTCCTCGTCCCCGCCTCAGCCGATGCTTCGGGCATCCACGGCGTTCGCGTCGAGACGGTGGGGCGCTCGGCCGGACCGCTCTGGGAACAGGTCGAACTCCCCCGCTGGCTCCGGAAGCACGGTTCCCCCGTCCTGCTGAACCTGGCGAACATCGCTCCCGTGGCGTACCGGAACCAGTTCACGGTGCTCCACGACATCGCCCCGACGATCCGCCCGCAGGACTTCACCTTCCTCTTCCGCGTGCAGTGGCACCTCGCCGTGCGATTCGGGATGCTCCGCCGAGGCCAACGGCTCGTGACGGTGAGCCATGCGTCCCAGCGTGAGATCGCCGAACAGTTCCGGGTGTCACCCGACACGATCGATGTGGTCTACGAGGGCGCTGACAGCCTCGGATCGCCGGATGCGGGACGACCGCCCGCCGACGACACCGAGATCCGCTTCGTCGCCTTCGGACGCCACGGCGCGGCCAAGAACACCCGAGCCGTCATCGACGCGCTGCGCCATGTCGACGACGACGCACCGATCGTCGTCGAGTTCGTCGGTCGCCTCGATCCCGATCTCGAGCCCTATGCCGCGGAGAAGGGCGTCCCGCCGCGACGCATCCGGTGGCGCGGCCCGGTCTCCGACTCCGAACTCGCCGGCGTCTTCGCCGACGCGGACGGGTTCGTCTGGCCGTCCTTCCACGAAGGCTTCGGACTGCCGCCTCTCGAGGCGCAGAGCTACGGAGCACCCGTCCTCGCCTCCGACATCCCCATCAACCGCGAGATCCTGCGGGACTCGGCGCTCTACTTCCCCGCCGCCGAGCCCGCCGCCCTCGGCGCGCTGATGATGGAGCTCGTGCGAGACCCCGCTCGTCGGGCAGACCTGCGCGCGCGCAGCCGACGCAACGCGGAACGCTTCACCTGGGCGGCCACGACGACCGCGTGGAACGCTCTGCTGGACGCGTCCCGTCGCTGA
- a CDS encoding glycosyltransferase family 2 protein: MNLGFVVTTLGRLGPLRTLLDSLEPQLRDGDAVAIVAQGEQDEVAALVADYAERGMAVTSTTSARGASLGRNTGVAALPAGERVVTFPNDNTIYPAGTVDALHTAVDADDFIAGGFTSWDERGPKTTLPSPGTPLDRFNVWAVIEMGILMRRSLFDAIGGFDERLGPGAATPWQVAEGTDLLLRALAHEPRLTRDFRWLPADVHVDGISTGFGLTVAERRRKLRAYGRGTARVLGVHRYPLWWRFAFTGAGLLYGLRNPAPITIGDGWPMFVGRLEGQLGRTFGQARMVSAVR, from the coding sequence GTGAACCTCGGTTTCGTCGTGACGACCCTGGGCCGCCTCGGCCCGCTCCGCACCCTGCTCGACTCCCTCGAGCCGCAACTGCGCGACGGTGACGCTGTCGCCATCGTCGCTCAGGGCGAACAAGACGAGGTCGCAGCGCTCGTCGCCGACTACGCGGAGCGCGGGATGGCTGTGACGTCCACTACTTCGGCCCGCGGGGCGTCGCTTGGCAGGAACACCGGCGTTGCGGCGCTTCCCGCAGGCGAACGCGTCGTGACGTTCCCGAACGACAACACGATCTACCCGGCGGGGACGGTCGACGCCCTGCACACGGCCGTCGATGCAGACGACTTCATCGCCGGCGGCTTCACGTCCTGGGACGAGCGCGGGCCCAAGACCACGCTCCCCTCGCCCGGCACGCCCCTCGATCGGTTCAACGTCTGGGCCGTGATCGAGATGGGCATCCTCATGCGCCGGTCGCTCTTCGACGCCATCGGCGGCTTCGACGAGCGACTCGGCCCGGGGGCCGCCACACCGTGGCAGGTCGCCGAGGGCACCGACCTCCTCCTGCGAGCGCTCGCGCACGAGCCGCGCCTGACGCGCGATTTCCGCTGGCTCCCCGCGGACGTCCATGTCGACGGCATCTCGACCGGCTTCGGACTGACCGTCGCCGAGCGACGCCGCAAGCTCCGGGCGTACGGTCGCGGCACCGCCCGCGTTCTCGGGGTACACCGTTACCCGCTGTGGTGGCGGTTCGCCTTCACGGGTGCTGGGCTGCTGTACGGGTTGCGCAACCCAGCACCCATCACGATCGGCGACGGCTGGCCGATGTTCGTCGGACGCCTCGAGGGCCAGCTCGGCCGCACCTTCGGGCAGGCGCGGATGGTCTCGGCCGTACGCTGA
- a CDS encoding UDP-glucuronic acid decarboxylase family protein — MSSRVLITGGAGFIGSHLSERLLAEGDEVICVDNFFTGSRRNVEHLFDNPRFEVIRHDVTFPLYLEVDKIYNLACPASPVHYQHDPVQTTKTSVMGAINMLGLAKRLRVPILQASTSEVYGDPAIHPQTEDYWGNVNPIGPRSCYDEGKRAAETLFFDYRRQHDLSIKVIRIFNTYGPRMHPNDGRVVSNFIVQALRGEPITIYGDGSQTRSFCYVDDLVDGMVRLMNTDHGVTGPINVGNPGEFTMLELANEVLRITGSTSEIEHRPLPQDDPKQRQPNIDIAQRELGWKPSVALTAGLERTIDYFRGVLDD, encoded by the coding sequence GTGTCATCGAGAGTTTTGATCACCGGCGGAGCCGGGTTCATCGGGTCCCACCTGTCCGAGCGTCTTCTCGCCGAGGGCGATGAGGTCATCTGCGTCGACAACTTCTTCACCGGATCCCGCCGCAACGTCGAGCACCTCTTCGACAACCCGCGCTTCGAGGTGATCCGCCACGACGTCACCTTCCCGCTGTATCTCGAGGTCGACAAGATCTACAACCTCGCGTGCCCTGCGTCGCCGGTGCACTACCAGCACGACCCGGTGCAGACGACGAAGACGAGCGTCATGGGTGCCATCAACATGCTCGGTCTCGCGAAGCGCCTGCGGGTGCCCATCCTCCAGGCATCGACCTCGGAGGTCTACGGCGACCCCGCGATCCACCCGCAGACCGAGGACTACTGGGGCAACGTCAATCCGATCGGCCCGCGCTCCTGCTACGACGAGGGCAAGCGCGCCGCCGAGACGCTCTTCTTCGACTACCGACGTCAGCACGACCTATCGATCAAGGTCATCCGCATCTTCAACACGTACGGACCGCGGATGCACCCGAACGACGGCCGGGTCGTGTCGAACTTCATCGTTCAGGCCCTCCGCGGCGAGCCCATCACGATCTACGGTGACGGATCGCAGACGCGGTCGTTCTGCTACGTCGACGACCTGGTCGACGGCATGGTGCGCCTGATGAACACCGATCACGGGGTCACCGGTCCGATCAACGTCGGCAACCCGGGCGAGTTCACGATGCTCGAACTCGCGAACGAGGTTCTGCGCATCACGGGGAGCACCTCCGAGATCGAGCATCGCCCGCTGCCGCAGGACGACCCGAAGCAGCGGCAGCCCAACATCGACATCGCGCAGCGCGAGCTCGGCTGGAAGCCGTCGGTCGCGCTCACCGCCGGCCTCGAGCGGACGATCGACTACTTCCGCGGCGTCCTCGACGACTGA